In a single window of the Bacteroidota bacterium genome:
- a CDS encoding SIMPL domain-containing protein, which translates to MKKSALALLALLFAISAFAQPAPAPRTISVTGRAQKIVVPDEIYVTVVLREFYRDKKKMTIEELEAGLVNFVVKTTATPATNIKMDDIDASFIALKRKQKDAIIEKKYEIKYNTFLKSNQLLAVMDSLNCRSAYISNLSHSKMDEFRREVRIEAMKDAQNKSTYMVEAVGAKLGKVLTVVEPGTVNVISGLNAIPGVYSNSALLKSYESSDSFRSAYEPQKTIEINYSVDVTFEIN; encoded by the coding sequence ATGAAAAAGTCTGCCTTAGCACTGCTCGCACTTCTGTTTGCCATTTCGGCTTTTGCGCAACCTGCTCCTGCTCCCCGCACCATTTCAGTTACCGGGCGCGCACAAAAAATTGTGGTGCCCGATGAAATTTATGTAACGGTGGTGCTGCGTGAGTTTTACCGCGACAAAAAGAAAATGACCATTGAAGAGCTTGAAGCCGGGCTTGTAAACTTTGTGGTGAAAACCACGGCTACGCCTGCAACCAATATTAAAATGGATGATATTGATGCGTCGTTCATTGCGCTGAAGCGGAAACAGAAAGATGCCATTATTGAAAAGAAATACGAGATTAAATACAATACGTTTCTAAAGTCCAATCAGTTGCTTGCGGTGATGGATTCGCTCAACTGCCGTTCGGCCTATATCTCAAATCTTTCGCACAGTAAGATGGATGAGTTTAGAAGAGAAGTGCGTATAGAAGCCATGAAAGATGCACAAAACAAATCGACCTACATGGTTGAGGCTGTGGGGGCAAAGCTGGGCAAGGTACTTACAGTGGTTGAGCCGGGTACTGTAAACGTGATATCCGGACTTAATGCGATACCGGGTGTGTATTCCAATTCTGCGCTGTTAAAGTCTTACGAAAGCAGTGATTCATTTCGTTCTGCGTATGAGCCTCAAAAAACAATCGAGATAAACTATTCGGTTGATGTGACCTTTGAAATTAATTAA
- the msrA gene encoding peptide-methionine (S)-S-oxide reductase MsrA has protein sequence MKKLLYLFSALVFPGVFTACGQNTTSATDSTRIPKPDSTTTKTAMIPGQTTDTATFGAGCFWCVEAVFQQMNGVLKVTSGYTGGTVKNPSYREVCNGTTGHAEVCQIVYDPAVVTFDELLEAFWQTHDPTTLNRQGNDVGTQYRSAVFYHNDEQKQKAEQYKKKLNDENVFGKPVVTEITAFSVFYKAEDYHQNYYNQNSGEGYCQYVIRPKVEKFRKVFPQKLKPVEQK, from the coding sequence ATGAAAAAATTGCTCTATTTGTTTTCGGCATTAGTGTTTCCGGGCGTATTTACCGCCTGCGGACAAAACACCACCTCTGCAACCGACAGTACACGTATTCCAAAACCTGATTCAACCACTACAAAAACCGCTATGATTCCCGGACAAACAACCGATACCGCCACCTTTGGAGCCGGATGCTTCTGGTGTGTGGAAGCTGTGTTTCAGCAAATGAACGGTGTACTCAAAGTAACCTCCGGCTACACCGGCGGCACGGTAAAAAATCCATCGTACCGCGAAGTATGCAACGGTACCACCGGCCACGCCGAAGTGTGCCAGATTGTGTATGACCCGGCCGTGGTTACGTTTGATGAACTGCTTGAGGCTTTCTGGCAAACACACGATCCCACCACACTTAACCGCCAGGGCAACGATGTAGGCACACAATACCGCTCGGCGGTGTTCTATCACAACGACGAGCAGAAACAAAAAGCCGAACAGTACAAGAAAAAGCTGAATGATGAAAATGTGTTTGGCAAACCTGTGGTGACCGAAATCACAGCCTTCTCGGTGTTTTACAAGGCCGAAGATTACCACCAGAATTACTACAACCAGAACAGCGGCGAAGGCTATTGCCAGTATGTAATTCGTCCGAAGGTGGAGAAATTCAGAAAAGTGTTTCCGCAAAAACTGAAGCCCGTTGAACAAAAATAA